In Pedosphaera parvula Ellin514, the following proteins share a genomic window:
- a CDS encoding MBOAT family O-acyltransferase, producing the protein MGPINPYSNYRRGFEAQPTVIPASRAWLRILVGLVKYKFLGSIWFRLTYANLLFDDHYHPRLDLLVAMVFYYLYLYCNFSGFCDMAIGAAGMMGIPVAENFNNPFAARNIKDFWNRWHITLSQYMRDVVFAPLSKSLVRLGGPALVDHAIAVTIVMVFLLVGVWHGVGWNFAAYGAVHALGVVANHYYTIGLKKWLGREGFKAYNINPWIHGVAVVLTFGYCAASLIFFANTFPQIKEMFSLMR; encoded by the coding sequence GTGGGGCCGATTAACCCTTACAGCAATTACCGCCGCGGTTTCGAGGCGCAACCGACCGTAATCCCGGCGAGTCGGGCCTGGTTGCGCATTCTCGTGGGGTTGGTCAAATACAAGTTCCTGGGAAGCATCTGGTTTCGCCTGACCTACGCCAACTTGTTGTTTGACGATCATTATCATCCTCGGCTGGATTTGCTGGTGGCCATGGTTTTTTATTACCTGTACCTCTACTGCAATTTTTCCGGCTTTTGCGACATGGCCATCGGTGCGGCTGGAATGATGGGCATTCCGGTGGCTGAGAATTTCAACAATCCGTTCGCCGCGCGCAACATTAAGGATTTTTGGAACCGCTGGCACATCACCTTGTCGCAGTACATGCGTGACGTCGTGTTCGCCCCGCTCTCCAAATCCCTCGTGCGCCTTGGTGGACCGGCACTGGTCGATCATGCCATTGCGGTTACCATTGTCATGGTGTTTCTCCTGGTGGGTGTCTGGCATGGGGTTGGCTGGAATTTTGCCGCCTACGGGGCGGTGCACGCGCTCGGGGTGGTCGCGAATCATTACTACACCATCGGCCTGAAAAAGTGGCTCGGTCGGGAAGGGTTCAAGGCTTACAACATTAATCCGTGGATTCACGGGGTTGCAGTGGTGTTGACTTTCGGTTACTGCGCGGCCAGCCTGATTTTTTTCGCAAACACCTTTCCGCAGATCAAGGAGATGTTTTCCCTGATGAGATGA
- a CDS encoding PH domain-containing protein: MNASIRFKAPWGSTLRLMTILCFAICLGIALSGMLTFTEIHPVARLSMVITPLLILVGGSLFMVRGYTLEKGQLIIHRLGWSSRFNLSSLNSATPDPKAMASSIRLAGNGGLFSFCGLFRNRQLGNYRAFATDPQNSVVLRFPKRTLVVTPDDPKRFADQITKLKD, from the coding sequence ATGAACGCAAGTATTAGATTCAAAGCCCCCTGGGGCAGCACGCTCAGACTCATGACGATTCTATGCTTCGCCATATGCCTTGGCATTGCTCTCTCTGGCATGCTGACTTTTACGGAGATTCATCCGGTCGCACGGTTGAGCATGGTTATCACTCCATTACTTATATTAGTGGGAGGCTCTCTTTTCATGGTACGCGGCTACACTTTGGAGAAGGGACAACTGATCATTCATCGATTGGGCTGGTCCTCCCGATTTAATTTATCCTCCCTGAACTCCGCCACACCCGATCCAAAGGCAATGGCCAGTTCAATCCGACTTGCCGGTAACGGCGGCTTATTTTCCTTCTGCGGATTGTTCCGCAACCGTCAACTCGGCAACTACCGCGCCTTTGCCACAGACCCGCAAAATTCCGTCGTATTACGCTTCCCCAAACGCACCCTCGTAGTCACCCCTGATGACCCAAAGCGATTCGCCGATCAAATCACGAAGCTGAAAGATCA
- a CDS encoding VOC family protein — protein sequence MKNSQLAFHHFGLAVRRPEEARVFVSSLGYQLGESVFDPAQNVHLQLCAHDTHPAVEIIWPGETKGPSDRLIECHPAGIIYHVCYETNDLPVALARFEEARLRVICISPPTPAPLFGGRKVSFYKITGIGLIEILEV from the coding sequence ATGAAGAATTCACAGCTTGCCTTTCATCATTTCGGCCTGGCAGTGCGCCGGCCCGAGGAGGCCCGGGTTTTCGTTTCGTCGCTGGGATACCAGCTGGGCGAGTCGGTATTCGACCCGGCGCAAAACGTCCACCTGCAACTCTGCGCGCATGACACCCATCCAGCCGTGGAGATCATCTGGCCGGGAGAAACCAAGGGGCCAAGTGACAGGTTGATCGAATGCCACCCGGCCGGCATCATCTACCATGTTTGTTATGAAACGAACGACCTCCCGGTCGCGCTGGCGCGGTTTGAGGAAGCCAGGCTGCGCGTCATCTGCATTTCTCCGCCCACCCCAGCGCCGTTGTTTGGCGGGCGCAAAGTCTCCTTCTATAAAATCACTGGTATCGGATTGATCGAGATACTCGAAGTTTGA
- a CDS encoding GH25 family lysozyme, whose amino-acid sequence MKKSLKPVAASTPPRLALIASALGLILAPGLAQAQRPLGIDVSSYQGSGVNWSGISFGWAKATEGTYFIDGDFVINENNAKAAGTLIGAYHFARPDLDSPGAEASYFWNQAGGYIKNDGKSAMPALDFETFNGVVGAGSYSAWANAWCDAIVNNANGNGVKVRPVLYCSTCQACNFDGSVGQWIPWIANPSGESAQSGSPWGSTPCPSCGSGIWGSGAWDFWQYGGSSIDLDVFNGTTSDMIATLGIGSGGTSQTSYSAFVGPIIANSDGRLEMFGVGANSDIWHNYQSAPNSGWNGWIDMANGNSIAGPAVGRDKDGRLELFASTGSGKVWHNFQTIGGGGAWNGWGNQAGPSVTNLVALSNADGRLEVFGIGNNGDVWHEWQTAVNGAWTTSWSDITGQQIKAGMVGIANKDGRLEIFGQGQNGHVWHNWQTSPGQVFNGWADMGSASAGLNSHLAIAKNADGTLELFGVDSGGNVWHNYQTTPGGAWNGFIGFGGQSGIQPGFAVGINPDGRLEMFGVGSNGNTYHVWQDQPGSRWHSWSNLGGSSEPAITLGNNKNGELQVFVIGTGTKDVWSIYQSSPGGSWGSWFDLGGNGTKFFYGQ is encoded by the coding sequence ATGAAAAAATCACTTAAACCCGTCGCCGCTTCAACCCCGCCGCGGTTGGCTCTGATCGCCTCCGCGTTGGGGCTGATCCTTGCTCCAGGGCTGGCACAGGCGCAACGGCCGCTCGGCATTGATGTATCCAGCTACCAAGGCTCCGGCGTCAACTGGTCAGGCATTTCGTTCGGCTGGGCCAAGGCCACCGAAGGGACTTACTTCATTGATGGGGATTTCGTCATCAACGAAAACAACGCCAAGGCCGCCGGCACTCTCATCGGCGCCTATCATTTCGCCCGTCCTGACCTGGACAGCCCCGGCGCGGAGGCCAGTTACTTCTGGAACCAGGCCGGCGGCTATATCAAAAACGATGGCAAATCCGCCATGCCGGCGCTGGATTTTGAAACTTTTAATGGCGTGGTTGGCGCGGGCAGCTACTCCGCCTGGGCCAATGCGTGGTGCGATGCCATCGTGAATAATGCCAATGGGAATGGCGTCAAGGTTCGTCCAGTGCTTTACTGTTCCACGTGCCAGGCTTGCAACTTTGACGGCAGCGTCGGGCAGTGGATTCCCTGGATTGCCAATCCCAGCGGCGAAAGCGCGCAGTCCGGCAGCCCTTGGGGCAGCACTCCGTGCCCGAGTTGTGGCAGCGGTATTTGGGGATCAGGTGCCTGGGATTTCTGGCAGTATGGCGGCTCAAGCATTGATTTGGACGTGTTCAATGGCACTACGTCCGACATGATCGCGACGCTGGGCATCGGCAGCGGCGGCACCTCCCAAACCTCCTATTCCGCTTTCGTCGGTCCGATCATTGCGAACTCGGATGGACGCCTGGAAATGTTTGGCGTCGGAGCCAACAGCGACATATGGCACAACTACCAGTCTGCTCCGAACAGCGGTTGGAATGGCTGGATTGACATGGCCAACGGGAACAGCATCGCCGGCCCGGCAGTCGGCCGTGATAAAGACGGACGCCTGGAACTCTTTGCTTCCACTGGCAGCGGAAAAGTCTGGCACAACTTCCAAACCATCGGCGGCGGCGGCGCGTGGAACGGTTGGGGCAATCAGGCAGGCCCCAGCGTCACCAATCTGGTCGCTCTGTCCAATGCGGACGGTCGACTTGAAGTCTTCGGCATCGGCAACAATGGCGATGTGTGGCATGAATGGCAAACCGCTGTCAACGGCGCCTGGACCACCAGTTGGAGCGATATTACTGGCCAGCAAATCAAGGCCGGAATGGTGGGGATAGCCAATAAAGATGGTCGTCTGGAAATTTTTGGCCAGGGTCAGAACGGCCATGTTTGGCACAACTGGCAGACCTCGCCCGGCCAGGTCTTCAATGGCTGGGCGGACATGGGCAGCGCTTCCGCCGGCCTGAATTCACATCTGGCAATCGCCAAAAACGCCGACGGCACATTGGAGCTTTTTGGCGTCGATAGCGGCGGCAATGTCTGGCATAATTACCAAACCACGCCTGGTGGTGCCTGGAATGGTTTCATTGGTTTTGGCGGACAATCAGGGATACAGCCCGGCTTCGCAGTGGGCATCAATCCTGACGGACGCCTGGAGATGTTCGGCGTGGGAAGCAATGGCAATACCTACCACGTGTGGCAGGATCAACCAGGCAGCCGTTGGCACTCCTGGAGCAACCTGGGTGGAAGTTCGGAACCTGCAATCACGCTGGGCAACAATAAAAACGGTGAGTTGCAGGTTTTCGTCATCGGCACCGGCACCAAGGATGTCTGGTCCATTTATCAAAGCAGCCCTGGCGGCAGCTGGGGAAGTTGGTTCGACCTGGGCGGCAATGGCACGAAGTTCTTCTACGGCCAGTAA
- a CDS encoding acyl carrier protein — MNQADIIAKLQTIFDTVLLDPAVLTPATTAKDVPEWDSLTHISLMVTVEKEFSVRFRVGEVENARNVGELADLILKRMKEA, encoded by the coding sequence ATGAACCAAGCTGACATTATTGCTAAATTGCAAACCATCTTCGACACCGTGTTGCTGGATCCGGCGGTGTTAACTCCCGCCACCACTGCGAAAGACGTGCCCGAATGGGATTCGCTCACTCACATTTCCCTCATGGTGACGGTGGAGAAGGAGTTCTCCGTCCGCTTCCGCGTCGGCGAGGTCGAAAACGCCCGGAACGTGGGTGAATTGGCCGATCTAATTCTCAAGCGGATGAAGGAGGCTTGA
- a CDS encoding HAD-IIIC family phosphatase, translated as MQPNVINTLKTLLLQGNPEFWDVLKTQTSTAREFDKLFLLSSLRKKAHDRLLSRPGLAQEKTRLAILGGCSLYPFHELLEHFCEMAGLPCEIWLGDYDNYISEIMDEASPLYQFAPGVVLLIPSEQRCRYRGGLTDSRQAQHLEATKAVNSLLELVRQVHEKSCAEVIVSNYMLPARHDLGAYRSRTLGSDWTFRKWVNLELGLNAPHYLHICDLEFLAHRHGGVQSRDDRAWFESKQPCSSGLLVEFAREATHLIGSQRRAPKKVLVLDLDNTLWGGVVADDGLEGIVLGDTSPRGEAFKAFQNYIISLKQRGVLLAVCSKNDHNRAAEVFEKHPEMILRMEDIVSFKANWEPKSDNIRQMAAELNLGLDSFVFVDDNPAEIDIVRQFAPEVTTILLGPDASDYAAQLQDCRLFEPRNITAEDAERTTQYRSEVQRQALQSSVTDMGAYLESLEMEATISEFTAVDVPRLAQLINKSNQFNLTTRRRTEADLRTLMSNPDYVGFSVRLRDRFGDHGLISIVIGLQKGDAVEVDTWLMSCRVLKRQVEEEVLNELARVAKSRAATRLEGVYLPTAKNEMVRDFYTRMGFDLTSENTTRREFTLMIENFRPVTTKIKIIRRAYEPS; from the coding sequence ATGCAACCGAACGTTATCAACACTCTGAAAACCCTGCTTTTGCAGGGCAATCCGGAGTTTTGGGACGTTTTGAAAACGCAAACCTCGACGGCTCGAGAGTTCGACAAATTGTTCCTGCTCAGCTCGTTGCGGAAGAAGGCCCATGACCGGCTGCTCTCCCGTCCGGGCTTGGCTCAGGAGAAGACCCGGTTGGCGATCCTGGGCGGTTGTAGCCTCTATCCTTTCCACGAATTGCTGGAACATTTTTGCGAGATGGCCGGCCTGCCCTGCGAGATCTGGCTGGGGGATTATGACAATTACATCTCGGAAATCATGGACGAAGCCAGCCCGCTTTACCAGTTCGCGCCGGGGGTGGTGCTGTTGATTCCCTCTGAACAGCGCTGCAGGTACCGAGGCGGGTTGACGGACTCGCGGCAGGCGCAACATTTAGAGGCGACCAAGGCGGTGAACTCGTTGCTGGAGTTGGTCCGCCAAGTCCACGAGAAATCCTGCGCCGAGGTAATTGTCTCCAACTATATGCTGCCCGCCCGGCACGACCTCGGCGCCTACCGGTCGCGGACGCTTGGTTCGGATTGGACGTTTCGGAAATGGGTGAATCTGGAACTGGGGCTGAACGCTCCGCACTATCTGCATATTTGCGACCTGGAATTTCTAGCGCACCGCCACGGTGGCGTTCAATCCCGCGATGACCGTGCCTGGTTCGAGAGCAAGCAACCCTGTTCCTCCGGCCTCCTGGTCGAGTTCGCCCGCGAAGCGACCCACCTGATCGGGTCGCAACGCCGAGCGCCCAAGAAAGTGTTGGTACTGGATTTGGACAACACGCTCTGGGGCGGAGTCGTCGCGGACGACGGGTTGGAGGGCATCGTTCTGGGCGACACTTCGCCGCGCGGCGAGGCCTTCAAGGCCTTCCAGAATTATATCATTTCCCTCAAACAGCGCGGCGTGCTGCTGGCCGTGTGCAGCAAGAACGATCACAACAGAGCGGCGGAAGTTTTCGAAAAACATCCCGAAATGATTTTGCGGATGGAAGATATCGTTTCGTTCAAGGCCAACTGGGAACCGAAGTCCGATAATATCCGCCAGATGGCCGCCGAACTGAACCTCGGCCTGGACAGTTTTGTGTTCGTGGATGACAACCCGGCCGAGATCGACATCGTGCGCCAGTTCGCACCCGAGGTGACCACCATCCTGCTGGGGCCGGATGCCTCGGATTACGCTGCCCAACTCCAGGATTGCCGTTTGTTTGAGCCGCGAAACATCACCGCCGAGGACGCGGAACGCACCACCCAATACCGTTCCGAAGTCCAACGCCAGGCGTTGCAATCCTCCGTCACGGACATGGGCGCGTATTTGGAATCACTCGAGATGGAGGCCACCATAAGCGAATTCACCGCCGTGGATGTCCCCCGGTTGGCGCAACTGATCAACAAGAGCAACCAGTTCAATCTCACCACGCGCCGCCGCACCGAAGCCGATTTGCGAACTCTGATGAGCAACCCGGACTACGTGGGATTCTCCGTGCGGCTTAGGGACCGTTTTGGCGACCACGGCCTGATCTCGATTGTCATCGGGCTTCAAAAAGGCGACGCCGTGGAGGTGGACACGTGGCTGATGAGTTGCCGGGTGTTAAAACGCCAAGTGGAGGAAGAGGTCCTGAACGAACTCGCCCGCGTGGCGAAAAGCCGGGCTGCCACACGGTTGGAAGGCGTCTATCTGCCCACCGCCAAGAACGAGATGGTGCGTGACTTTTATACACGCATGGGCTTCGATTTGACCTCAGAAAACACAACGCGCCGTGAATTCACGCTGATGATCGAGAATTTCCGGCCGGTAACCACAAAGATCAAAATCATCCGCCGGGCCTATGAACCAAGCTGA
- a CDS encoding RNA polymerase sigma factor, translating into METPDTRSLLAQAQGGDADAYCEMCHALEGRLLRHAMTLCGNESLAEELAQETLVEAWRYIRRYNGRCQFFTWLCAILLNRFRNVMREKRPAPLSTLDREEEATARNHIEQITDENCAPDEVVETFERAAQVRLCIERLSQKHQQVIYLRFYVDDSLEGIAAALGCSIGTVKSRLFHALEKLRTMDAMSGEIENLPSIKEKL; encoded by the coding sequence ATGGAAACGCCAGATACGCGAAGCCTGCTCGCACAGGCGCAAGGGGGTGACGCGGACGCATATTGTGAAATGTGCCACGCGCTTGAAGGGCGATTGTTGCGTCACGCAATGACGCTTTGCGGCAATGAATCACTGGCGGAAGAACTGGCGCAGGAAACGCTGGTGGAAGCGTGGCGATACATTCGCCGCTACAATGGCCGTTGCCAGTTTTTCACCTGGCTCTGCGCGATCCTGCTTAACCGTTTTCGTAACGTGATGCGGGAGAAACGCCCGGCTCCGCTGTCCACGCTCGATCGCGAGGAAGAAGCAACCGCGAGAAATCACATCGAACAAATAACGGACGAGAATTGCGCTCCGGACGAGGTTGTGGAAACTTTCGAACGCGCCGCCCAAGTACGATTGTGCATCGAAAGACTTTCGCAGAAGCATCAACAGGTGATTTACCTGCGATTTTACGTGGATGATTCTCTGGAGGGAATAGCGGCCGCATTGGGTTGCTCGATTGGCACGGTGAAATCGCGGTTGTTTCACGCGCTTGAAAAATTGCGGACGATGGATGCCATGAGCGGTGAGATCGAAAATCTGCCATCCATAAAGGAAAAATTATGA
- the panB gene encoding 3-methyl-2-oxobutanoate hydroxymethyltransferase gives MITLREILASRGKLVALTCYDYPTALSLDASTVDLVLVGDSVGTNVLGYRDVSEVTMDDMLHHARAVRRGLKRASLLVDLPFNSYQTGEAAILNGKRLIEAGADMIKLEGGMELVAKIRALRSENIRVVAHIGHTPQSHVGTRKVFGTTASEIESLLEVSKQLQLAGSEAVLLECVPERVATIISDRLDIPTIGIGSGSGCDGQIFVITDLLGWHHPNFRFSASFDDFRNRTVATANRFAHEVRDGVFPSATQVYKVKDSELQQALDAGQEKDL, from the coding sequence ATGATCACCCTGCGTGAAATCCTGGCCTCTCGTGGCAAACTCGTCGCCCTGACCTGCTACGATTATCCCACCGCTCTCAGTCTGGATGCTTCCACCGTGGACCTCGTCCTGGTCGGCGATTCGGTCGGCACCAACGTCCTCGGATACCGTGATGTCTCCGAGGTAACCATGGATGACATGCTGCATCACGCTCGCGCTGTGCGCCGCGGCTTGAAACGTGCATCGTTGCTCGTGGATTTGCCCTTCAATTCCTACCAAACAGGGGAGGCTGCAATTCTAAACGGAAAGCGCCTCATCGAAGCCGGCGCTGATATGATCAAGCTTGAAGGTGGAATGGAACTCGTCGCAAAAATCCGCGCTCTGCGTTCAGAAAATATCAGGGTCGTCGCCCATATCGGACACACGCCCCAATCACATGTTGGCACCAGAAAAGTCTTCGGCACGACAGCGTCTGAAATTGAGAGTCTGCTCGAAGTATCAAAACAACTGCAACTGGCCGGCAGCGAAGCCGTCTTGCTGGAATGCGTTCCCGAGCGCGTAGCCACAATCATCTCCGATCGACTGGACATCCCAACCATCGGCATAGGCTCTGGCTCCGGATGCGACGGCCAGATATTTGTGATTACTGATCTGCTCGGTTGGCACCACCCCAACTTCCGTTTCAGCGCCTCCTTCGATGACTTTCGCAATCGTACAGTTGCAACAGCAAATCGTTTCGCCCACGAAGTTCGAGACGGCGTTTTCCCGTCAGCAACGCAGGTCTACAAAGTAAAAGACTCCGAACTGCAACAAGCACTCGACGCCGGACAGGAAAAGGACTTATGA